CCCCGGAACAATTACGTCAAGCTATTACTACTAAGACAAAATTATTTGTTCTTAATTCTCCTTCTAATCCCACAGGAATGGTTTACACTACAAGTGAAATTAAGGCATTAGCTGAGATCATTATAGAACATGATTTATGGGTAGTTTCTGATGAAATTTATGAAAAAATTCTCTATGATGGAACAGAACAGATTAGTATTGGATCATTGGGGTCAGAGATTTTTAAACGGACTATTATTAGTAATGGTTTTGCTAAAAGTTATTCTATGACAGGATGGCGTATTGGTTATTTAGCAGGGCCAAAAGAATTAATTAAAGCAACCAGTATTATTCAAAGTCATAGCACCTCTAATGTATGTACTTTTGCTCAATATGGGGCTATCTCCGCTTTAGAAGAATCTCAAGATTGTGTCCAAGAAATGTTACAAGCTTTCACCCAAAGGCGGACAGTCATTTTAGACAAAATTCGTGCCATTCCTCATTTGAGTTGTCCGACTCCTATGGGGGCTTTTTATGTTTTTGTAGATATTAGTCAAACGGGCATGAATTCTCTAGAATTTAGTGATAAACTGTTAGAATCACAACAAGTAGCCGTGATTCCTGGCATCGCCTTTGGAGCAGATAATTGTATTCGGTTATCTTATGCAACCGATCTTACAACTATTGAAAAAGGAATAGATCGATTAAGTCAATTTGTCAATAGTCTTTAACAGTTTTAGGAGAATTATTATGTCATACAAAAGAATTTTTGTCGCCTTAGATAAGTCCCCTTTTGGTCAGGTTATTTTTGAGAAAGCTGTATCTTTAGCAAAACAAAATGAAG
The genomic region above belongs to Aphanothece sacrum FPU1 and contains:
- a CDS encoding pyridoxal phosphate-dependent aminotransferase, with product MIKLATRVTKVPPSITLDIAAKAKAMKVQGIDICSLSAGEPDFDTPQHIKEAAKMALDRGKTKYGPASGEPKLRAAIAKKLQNDNKLDYAPENVIVTNGGKHSLFNLMLALIEAGDEVIIPAPYWLSYPEMVKLAEGTPVIVNTTEANDYKITPEQLRQAITTKTKLFVLNSPSNPTGMVYTTSEIKALAEIIIEHDLWVVSDEIYEKILYDGTEQISIGSLGSEIFKRTIISNGFAKSYSMTGWRIGYLAGPKELIKATSIIQSHSTSNVCTFAQYGAISALEESQDCVQEMLQAFTQRRTVILDKIRAIPHLSCPTPMGAFYVFVDISQTGMNSLEFSDKLLESQQVAVIPGIAFGADNCIRLSYATDLTTIEKGIDRLSQFVNSL